One genomic region from Streptomyces sp. NBC_01431 encodes:
- a CDS encoding amino acid permease produces the protein MTTDVGTTSEGTPGSDEERLAQLGYKQVLARRMSAFSNYAVSFTIISVLSGCLTMYAYGMKTGGPALITWGWVAVGLMTLVVGLAMAEICSAYPTSAGLYFWAHRLAPPRQAAAWAWFTGWFNVLGQIAVTAGVDFGAASFLGAYLNLQFGFGVTPARTILLFAAILLLHGLLNTFGVRIVAFLNGVSVWWHVLGVAVIVAALALVPDHHRSTSFVFTKFVNETGFTNSVYVVLIGLLMAQYTFTGYDASAHMTEETHDASTAGPKGIVRAIWTSWIAGLVLLLGFTYAIGAYDTQLNSDTGAPPAQILLDSLGATGGKLLLLVVIGAQLFCGMASVTANSRMIYAFSRDGALPFSRLWHTVSPRTRTPVAAVWLAAGAALVLGLPYLINVTAYAAVTSIAVIGLYIAYVIPTLLRLFRGDSFARGPWHLGRWSRPVGILAVAWVAVITVLFMLPQLSPMTWENFNYAPVAVLAVLGFATAWWLASARHWFLRPTADATPRA, from the coding sequence ATGACAACTGACGTCGGCACCACCAGCGAGGGAACACCGGGGTCGGACGAGGAACGCCTGGCACAGCTGGGCTACAAGCAGGTCCTCGCGCGCCGGATGTCGGCGTTCTCCAACTACGCCGTCTCGTTCACGATCATCTCGGTGCTCTCCGGCTGCCTGACGATGTACGCGTACGGCATGAAGACCGGCGGCCCGGCCCTGATCACCTGGGGCTGGGTCGCGGTGGGCCTCATGACGCTCGTCGTCGGCCTCGCGATGGCTGAGATCTGTTCGGCCTACCCCACCTCGGCGGGCCTGTACTTCTGGGCCCACCGTCTGGCCCCGCCGCGCCAGGCCGCCGCGTGGGCGTGGTTCACGGGCTGGTTCAACGTGCTCGGCCAGATCGCCGTGACCGCGGGCGTCGACTTCGGCGCCGCGTCGTTCCTCGGGGCGTACCTGAACCTCCAGTTCGGCTTCGGGGTCACCCCGGCCCGAACGATCCTGCTGTTCGCGGCGATCCTGCTCCTGCACGGCCTCCTGAACACCTTCGGCGTGCGCATCGTCGCGTTCCTCAACGGCGTCAGCGTGTGGTGGCACGTGCTCGGCGTCGCGGTGATCGTGGCCGCGCTCGCGCTGGTCCCCGACCACCACCGCTCCACCTCGTTCGTCTTCACGAAGTTCGTGAACGAAACCGGCTTCACCAACAGCGTGTACGTCGTGCTGATCGGCCTGCTGATGGCGCAGTACACCTTCACCGGGTACGACGCCTCCGCCCACATGACGGAGGAGACCCACGACGCCTCGACGGCGGGCCCGAAGGGCATCGTCCGCGCGATCTGGACGTCCTGGATAGCGGGCCTCGTCCTCCTCCTCGGCTTCACGTACGCGATCGGCGCGTACGACACCCAGCTGAACTCCGACACCGGCGCGCCCCCCGCCCAGATCCTCTTGGACTCACTGGGCGCGACGGGCGGCAAACTGCTCCTGCTGGTGGTGATCGGCGCGCAGCTCTTCTGCGGGATGGCGTCGGTGACCGCCAACTCGCGCATGATCTACGCCTTTTCACGCGACGGCGCGCTGCCCTTCTCCCGGCTCTGGCACACGGTGAGCCCCCGCACCCGCACACCGGTCGCGGCGGTCTGGCTGGCCGCCGGGGCCGCGCTGGTCCTGGGCCTGCCCTACCTGATCAACGTGACGGCGTACGCGGCCGTGACCTCGATCGCGGTGATCGGCCTCTACATCGCCTATGTGATCCCGACCCTGCTGCGCCTGTTCCGTGGAGATTCCTTCGCCCGCGGCCCCTGGCACCTGGGCCGCTGGTCGCGCCCGGTCGGCATCCTGGCGGTGGCCTGGGTGGCGGTCATCACAGTCCTGTTCATGCTGCCGCAGCTCTCCCCGATGACCTGGGAGAACTTCAACTACGCCCCGGTCGCGGTGCTCGCCGTCCTGGGCTTCGCGACGGCCTGGTGGCTGGCCTCGGCCCGCCACTGGTTCCTGCGCCCGACGGCCGACGCGACACCCCGCGCCTGA
- a CDS encoding FG-GAP-like repeat-containing protein: MRRHTMFRGAVAAAAALGITAVVVPLTTQAAVAADAPAGLTIPAEQRPDQNAVVLNGAGDTGYLSGWVHDGFNWTTYADGVTKPLPMPAGMEVAYGTGTDTVTFRSRDGRSVTQRNMKDGSERTWTLPVGQEFFSVFGDTVVTSQKDWSTTTLHALTWRNGSVNDRPTAVFGDYVNELASNGDGLFAITHYSGFTWVYWLDASGSRLTKLAEVDRTEVSGGHVTQWAPDGRVKVWDMAALDKPAAHEFTVSGDDDARLLGTVGDHVLIARRISADGGTYYSSLNYRIVAVPFGGGPERQVLERATAMPRFTADGTMLIGRAEGGRKGVVAVRAPGADGSFSVTEVANAPLVRTAGLGMSLAQGRLSTLDHVLGDGERPARLRGIDLTVTGAPAAGERVDRGGDEKAFPNGCADDSCPQLQPTGDGRLVYRAADGLRVVDEGASLPGRTVLDGPLFRRSDPFQVSGRYVATRPYGVEVNDLDTGEYVYRGPDSQMYSAYALYGSTLWVESGTGSVDAIDVRSGKTLSTAKVSDCDLTSLQANGVNILWECGSSASGVYDSATGRGVALPAHQDARLGDGYVAWQQGGVLNVTDVRGGSGTRTLGSPKQTAADKGWAVDRFGGPVAHVDAEDAIHVVPTGVPTSALSAIDADTPARGNANSGSWKPRWWLSKPAASWQLTVKDAMGATVRTLTGGQTRGLVRPDWDGKADDGRYASNGGYAWTLTATPADGQGAALTRTGTVGLTGAGAVARDFVGAGGPDGRADLLALTPSGRFDLRTGPGVATSAQAVGEGWTGANEMAAAIAFRDVNGDRCNDVLVRMATGELRAYTPPCGAALTPSTAYQSLGKGWNAYDTLVSPGDVDGDGRPDLVARTPGGDLYVYSDNGALGFKDPVKAGWGWGGLLIVGAGDLTGDGRGDLLTRDSAGVLWTYPGNGKGGFADRIRLGGGWGGFNSLVGAGDLDGDGRPDLLARENGGSLWLYPGAGNGAFGERKPLGGGWNMYKSLY; encoded by the coding sequence TTGAGACGTCACACCATGTTCCGCGGCGCTGTCGCGGCAGCCGCCGCCCTCGGCATCACCGCGGTCGTCGTACCACTCACCACGCAGGCGGCGGTCGCGGCCGACGCGCCGGCCGGACTGACCATCCCCGCCGAGCAGCGGCCCGACCAGAACGCGGTCGTCCTGAACGGCGCGGGAGACACCGGATACCTGTCCGGCTGGGTGCACGACGGTTTCAACTGGACGACGTACGCCGACGGAGTCACCAAGCCGCTGCCGATGCCCGCGGGCATGGAGGTGGCCTACGGGACGGGGACGGACACCGTCACCTTCAGGAGCCGTGACGGACGCAGCGTCACGCAGCGCAACATGAAGGACGGCTCGGAGCGGACCTGGACGCTGCCCGTGGGCCAGGAGTTCTTCTCGGTCTTCGGCGACACCGTGGTGACCTCGCAGAAGGACTGGAGTACGACCACGCTCCACGCGCTGACCTGGAGGAACGGCAGCGTGAACGACCGGCCGACCGCCGTGTTCGGCGACTACGTCAACGAACTGGCGTCGAACGGGGACGGCCTGTTCGCCATCACCCACTACAGCGGGTTCACCTGGGTGTACTGGCTGGACGCGTCGGGCAGCCGCCTCACCAAGCTGGCCGAGGTCGACCGCACCGAGGTGAGCGGCGGTCACGTCACCCAGTGGGCGCCCGACGGCCGGGTGAAGGTCTGGGACATGGCGGCGCTCGACAAGCCCGCCGCCCACGAGTTCACGGTCTCCGGCGACGACGACGCGCGGCTGCTCGGCACGGTCGGCGACCACGTGCTGATCGCCCGGCGCATCTCCGCGGACGGCGGTACGTACTACTCCTCCCTCAACTACCGCATCGTCGCCGTCCCGTTCGGCGGCGGCCCCGAGCGCCAGGTCCTGGAGCGCGCCACCGCGATGCCGCGGTTCACGGCGGACGGCACGATGCTGATCGGCCGGGCCGAGGGCGGCAGGAAGGGCGTCGTCGCGGTCCGGGCCCCGGGCGCCGACGGCTCCTTCTCCGTGACCGAGGTCGCGAACGCGCCGCTGGTGCGGACCGCCGGCCTCGGGATGTCCCTCGCGCAGGGGCGCCTGAGCACGCTCGACCATGTACTGGGCGACGGTGAGCGGCCCGCCCGGCTGCGCGGCATCGACCTCACGGTCACCGGCGCTCCCGCGGCGGGTGAGCGGGTGGACCGGGGCGGCGACGAGAAGGCCTTCCCCAACGGCTGCGCCGACGACAGCTGCCCCCAGCTCCAGCCCACCGGCGACGGGCGACTGGTGTACCGGGCGGCCGACGGCCTGCGGGTGGTCGACGAGGGTGCGTCGCTGCCGGGCCGGACCGTCCTGGACGGTCCGCTGTTCCGGCGCAGCGATCCGTTCCAGGTGTCCGGCCGGTACGTGGCCACCAGGCCGTACGGCGTCGAGGTCAACGACCTCGACACGGGTGAGTACGTCTACCGCGGCCCCGACTCCCAGATGTACTCCGCGTACGCGCTCTACGGTTCCACCCTGTGGGTCGAGAGTGGCACCGGCTCGGTGGACGCCATCGACGTACGCAGCGGCAAGACCCTCAGTACCGCGAAGGTGAGCGACTGCGACCTCACCTCGCTCCAGGCCAATGGCGTCAACATCCTGTGGGAGTGCGGGAGTTCGGCATCGGGGGTGTACGACAGCGCCACCGGGCGCGGCGTCGCGCTGCCCGCGCACCAGGACGCCCGGCTCGGTGACGGCTACGTCGCCTGGCAGCAGGGCGGCGTCCTCAACGTCACGGACGTGCGCGGCGGTTCGGGCACCCGGACGCTCGGCAGCCCGAAGCAGACGGCCGCGGACAAGGGCTGGGCCGTGGACCGCTTCGGCGGGCCCGTCGCCCACGTCGACGCCGAGGACGCCATTCACGTCGTCCCGACCGGCGTCCCCACCTCTGCTCTGAGCGCCATCGACGCGGACACGCCCGCCCGGGGCAACGCCAACTCCGGTTCCTGGAAGCCCCGTTGGTGGCTGAGCAAGCCCGCCGCGTCCTGGCAGCTCACCGTCAAGGACGCTATGGGTGCCACGGTCCGCACCCTGACCGGCGGACAGACCCGCGGTCTGGTGCGGCCCGACTGGGACGGGAAGGCGGATGACGGCCGGTACGCGTCGAACGGCGGCTACGCCTGGACCCTGACCGCCACCCCGGCCGACGGCCAGGGCGCGGCCCTCACCCGGACCGGCACGGTCGGCCTGACCGGCGCGGGCGCCGTCGCGCGGGACTTCGTCGGCGCGGGCGGCCCCGACGGCCGTGCCGACCTCCTCGCGCTGACCCCCTCGGGCCGCTTCGACCTGCGGACCGGACCCGGCGTCGCCACTTCGGCGCAGGCCGTCGGCGAGGGCTGGACCGGCGCGAACGAGATGGCCGCCGCCATCGCCTTCCGGGACGTGAACGGCGACCGGTGCAACGACGTGCTGGTACGCATGGCGACCGGTGAGCTGCGGGCGTACACACCGCCGTGTGGCGCCGCGCTGACGCCCTCGACGGCGTACCAGAGCCTGGGCAAGGGGTGGAACGCCTACGACACGCTGGTGTCGCCCGGGGACGTGGACGGCGACGGCCGCCCGGATCTGGTGGCCCGGACGCCCGGCGGGGATCTGTACGTCTACTCCGACAACGGCGCCCTCGGCTTCAAGGACCCGGTCAAGGCGGGCTGGGGCTGGGGCGGCCTCCTGATCGTGGGCGCGGGCGACCTGACCGGGGACGGCAGGGGCGACCTCCTGACCCGGGACTCCGCCGGTGTCCTGTGGACGTACCCCGGCAACGGCAAGGGCGGCTTCGCCGACCGGATCCGCCTGGGCGGCGGCTGGGGCGGTTTCAACTCCCTGGTCGGCGCGGGCGATCTCGACGGCGACGGCAGGCCCGACCTGCTGGCCCGGGAGAACGGCGGCTCGCTCTGGTTGTACCCGGGTGCCGGGAACGGCGCCTTCGGGGAGCGGAAGCCGCTCGGCGGTGGCTGGAACATGTACAAGTCGCTCTATTAG
- a CDS encoding DEAD/DEAH box helicase, producing MSISSTDHSVLPENENNETRENDVVEAVAASDVIEVVEIVESEADENTEPTVTFADLGLPEGVVRKLAQNGVTSPFPIQAATIPDALAGKDILGRGRTGSGKTLSFGLPTLAQLAGGHTEKKKPRAIILTPTRELAMQVADALQPYGDVLGLKMKVVCGGTSMSNQIYALERGVDILVATPGRLRDLINRGACSLANVQVAVLDEADQMSDLGFLPEVTELLDQIPGGGQRMLFSATMENEISTLVKRYLTNPVTHEVDSAQGNVSTMTHHVLVVKPKDKAPVTAAIAARKGRTIIFVRTQLGADRIAEQLCESGVKADALHGGMTQGARTRVLEDFKKGYVNALVATDVAARGIHVDGIDLVLNVDPAGDHKDYLHRSGRTARAGKSGVVVSLSLPHQRRQIFRLMEDAGVDASRHIIQSAGAFDPEVAEITGARSLTEVQADSANNAAKQAEREVAELTQQLERSTRRAAELREEADRLVARAARERGEDAEGVAAAVAEVAAEAEAEVAAAAAAAVPAQPEARESRDDRGFQRRDDRGNFDRRDNRGGDRGDRGGFQRRDDRGGERGGFNRDRRDERPSGGFRRDDRPSGGFQRRDERPSGGFRRDDRPSGGFQRRDDRPSGGFRRDDRPSGGFNRDDRGGDRGGFRRDDRPSGGFNRDDRGGERGGFNRDRRDERPSGGFNRGGSDRPFNRDRRDDRPAGGGFRSGGHDRPYGRRDDHRGGSNTGTNTGSFGRRDDKPRWKRNG from the coding sequence ATGTCCATTTCCAGCACTGATCACTCCGTCCTGCCCGAGAACGAGAACAACGAGACCCGTGAGAACGACGTCGTCGAGGCCGTAGCGGCCTCCGACGTCATCGAGGTCGTCGAGATCGTCGAGTCCGAGGCGGACGAGAACACCGAGCCCACCGTCACCTTCGCGGACCTCGGTCTGCCCGAGGGCGTCGTGCGCAAGCTCGCCCAGAACGGGGTGACCTCCCCCTTCCCGATCCAGGCCGCGACCATCCCGGACGCCCTGGCCGGCAAGGACATCCTCGGCCGTGGCCGTACCGGTTCCGGCAAGACCCTCTCCTTCGGTCTGCCGACCCTGGCCCAGCTGGCCGGCGGCCACACCGAGAAGAAGAAGCCCCGCGCGATCATCCTCACGCCGACGCGTGAGCTCGCGATGCAGGTCGCGGACGCCCTCCAGCCGTACGGCGACGTGCTCGGCCTGAAGATGAAGGTCGTCTGCGGCGGCACCTCGATGAGCAACCAGATCTACGCCCTGGAGCGCGGCGTCGACATCCTCGTCGCCACCCCGGGCCGTCTGCGCGACCTCATCAACCGCGGCGCCTGCTCGCTCGCCAACGTCCAGGTCGCCGTCCTCGACGAGGCCGACCAGATGTCCGACCTGGGCTTCCTGCCCGAGGTCACCGAGCTGCTCGACCAGATCCCCGGCGGCGGCCAGCGCATGCTCTTCTCCGCCACCATGGAGAACGAGATCAGCACGCTGGTCAAGCGCTACCTGACGAACCCCGTCACGCACGAGGTCGACAGCGCGCAGGGCAACGTCTCGACCATGACCCACCACGTCCTCGTCGTGAAGCCGAAGGACAAGGCGCCGGTCACGGCCGCGATCGCCGCCCGCAAGGGCCGCACGATCATCTTCGTCCGCACCCAGCTGGGCGCGGACCGCATCGCCGAGCAGCTGTGCGAGTCGGGCGTGAAGGCCGACGCGCTGCACGGCGGCATGACCCAGGGCGCGCGTACCCGAGTCCTTGAGGACTTCAAGAAGGGTTACGTCAACGCGCTCGTCGCCACCGACGTCGCCGCGCGCGGCATCCACGTCGACGGCATCGACCTGGTCCTCAACGTGGACCCGGCCGGTGACCACAAGGACTACCTGCACCGTTCGGGCCGTACCGCCCGCGCCGGCAAGTCCGGTGTCGTCGTGTCGCTGTCCCTGCCGCACCAGCGCCGCCAGATCTTCCGGCTGATGGAGGACGCGGGCGTCGACGCCTCGCGCCACATCATCCAGAGCGCCGGCGCCTTCGACCCCGAGGTCGCCGAGATCACCGGCGCCCGTTCGCTGACCGAGGTCCAGGCCGACTCGGCGAACAACGCCGCCAAGCAGGCCGAGCGCGAGGTCGCCGAGCTCACCCAGCAGCTGGAGCGCTCGACGCGCCGGGCCGCCGAGCTCCGCGAGGAGGCCGACCGCCTGGTGGCGCGTGCCGCCCGCGAGCGCGGTGAGGACGCCGAGGGCGTGGCGGCCGCGGTCGCCGAGGTCGCCGCCGAGGCCGAGGCCGAGGTCGCGGCTGCTGCCGCCGCCGCGGTTCCGGCTCAGCCGGAGGCCCGCGAGTCCCGCGACGACCGTGGCTTCCAGCGCCGCGACGACCGGGGCAACTTCGACCGCCGTGACAACCGTGGCGGCGACCGTGGCGACCGCGGCGGTTTCCAGCGCCGTGACGACCGCGGTGGCGAGCGCGGTGGCTTCAACCGTGACCGTCGTGACGAGCGTCCCTCGGGCGGTTTCCGCCGTGACGACCGTCCCTCGGGCGGTTTCCAGCGTCGTGACGAGCGTCCCTCCGGCGGCTTCCGCCGTGACGACCGTCCCTCCGGTGGTTTCCAGCGCCGTGACGACCGTCCCTCGGGCGGCTTCCGTCGCGACGACCGCCCCTCCGGTGGTTTCAACCGTGACGACCGCGGTGGCGACCGTGGCGGCTTCCGCCGCGACGACCGTCCCTCGGGCGGTTTCAACCGTGACGACCGCGGTGGCGAGCGCGGTGGCTTCAACCGCGACCGCCGTGACGAGCGCCCCTCGGGCGGCTTCAACCGCGGTGGCAGCGACCGCCCGTTCAACCGCGACCGTCGTGACGACCGTCCCGCCGGCGGTGGCTTCCGCTCCGGCGGACACGACCGCCCGTACGGCCGTCGTGACGACCACCGCGGTGGCTCCAACACCGGCACGAACACCGGCTCCTTCGGTCGCCGCGACGACAAGCCCCGCTGGAAGCGCAACGGCTGA
- a CDS encoding metallopeptidase family protein: MLEMTRDAFEELVSDALDKIPAELTRLMDNVAVFVEDEPDPSDPELLGLYEGTPLTDRGEWYAAVLPDRITIYMGPTLRMCETAEDVVHEVSVTVVHEIAHHFGIADDRLHELGWG, from the coding sequence GTGCTGGAGATGACGCGCGACGCCTTCGAAGAGCTGGTCAGCGATGCCCTGGACAAGATCCCGGCAGAGCTGACCAGGCTCATGGACAACGTGGCCGTATTCGTCGAGGACGAACCCGATCCGTCGGACCCGGAGCTGCTGGGTCTGTACGAGGGGACCCCGCTCACCGACCGAGGTGAGTGGTACGCGGCCGTCTTGCCGGACCGGATCACGATCTACATGGGCCCGACCCTGCGGATGTGCGAGACGGCCGAGGACGTGGTCCACGAGGTTTCCGTGACCGTGGTCCACGAGATCGCCCATCACTTCGGCATCGCGGACGACCGCCTCCACGAGCTGGGCTGGGGCTGA